One segment of Daphnia magna isolate NIES linkage group LG2, ASM2063170v1.1, whole genome shotgun sequence DNA contains the following:
- the LOC116917287 gene encoding compound eye opsin BCRH2, whose amino-acid sequence MDNQLNASFAYRSAGKPPVVWGFPPGASIIDTVPEDMLDMIHPHWKKFPPVNPMWHYLLGLLYIVLGMASITGNSLVLHLFMKTKDLKTPANMFVVNLAFSDLCMMITQFPMFVLNCFNGGVWLFGPFMCELYACTGSVFGLCSICTMAAISYDRYNVIVNGMNGTRMTYGRAGAFILFCWAYAIGWSIPPFVGWGRYIPEGILDSCSFDYLTRDALTVSYTCSLFVSNYCTPLAIIIFCYYHIVGAIIHHEKALREQAKKMNVTSLRSNADQNAQSAEIRVAKVAMINISLWVAMWTPYAAIVLQGAIGNQENITPLVTILPALIAKSASIANPIIYAISHPKYRLALQTALPWFCINEKASPAGETQSQASACTTSTS is encoded by the exons ATGGACAATCAACTAAATGCAAGTTTTGCTTACCGATCTGCTGGGAAACCACCGGTCGTTTGGGGCTTTCCTCCGGGTGCATCTATCATCGACACAGTTCCAGAAGATATGCTGGATATGATTCATCCTCACTGGAAAAAATTCCCCCCAGTCAATCCAATGTGGCACTATCTACTT GGACTTCTCTACATCGTATTGGGTATGGCCTCCATCACGG GCAATTCCTTGGTTCTTCATCTTtttatgaaaacaaaagatttaaaaacaCCAGCCAACATGTTTGTTGTGAACTTGGCTTTCTCCGACCTGTGCATGATGATTACTCAGTTTCCAATGTTTGTCCTCAACTGCTTCAACGGAGGAGTTTGGCTTTTTGGGCCTTTCATGTGTGAATTATACGCCTGCACCGGTTCTGTTTTCGGATTATGCAGCATCTGTACAATGGCTGCCATCAGCTACGATCGCTACAACGTAATCGTCAATGGGATGAATGGAACGCGTATGACGTACG GCCGAGCAGGTGCATTTATTCTATTCTGCTGGGCTTACGCTATTGGCTGGAGCATTCCTCCTTTCGTCGGGTGGGGACGATACATCCCAGAAGGAATTTTAGATTCCTGCTCATTTGATTATCTAACTCGGGATGCATTG ACGGTTTCCTATACTTGCTCGCTGTTTGTATCAAATTACTGCACGCCACTTGCCATCATTATCTTCTGTTATTACCACATCGTAGGTGCTATCATCCACCATGAGAAAGCTTTGCGCGAGcaagcaaagaaaatgaacGTCACATCACTCCGTTCCAATGCTGACCAAAATGCCCAGAGCGCTGAGATTCGTGTTGCCAAAGTTGCCATGATTAACATTTCCCTTTGGGTAGCTATGTGGACACCTTATGCTGCCATCGTTTTGCAAGGAGCTATCGGTAATCAGGAGAACATTACACCCCTGGTCACCATTTTACCGGCCTTGATTGCAAAAAGTGCTTCAATCGCCAACCCCATCATCTACGCCATTTCTCATCCCAAATACCGCCTG GCTTTGCAAACTGCTCTTCCGTGGTTTTGCATCAACGAGAAAGCTTCCCCTGCTGGAGAAACACAGTCGCAAGCCTCTGCCTGTACTACTTCCACCAGCTAA
- the LOC116917288 gene encoding LOW QUALITY PROTEIN: glucoside xylosyltransferase 2 (The sequence of the model RefSeq protein was modified relative to this genomic sequence to represent the inferred CDS: inserted 1 base in 1 codon): protein MARKTWLFIRAGVFISFLLVLWNFFWMLKLQQPQQLVPSKIHSIFTSPVPQLTKSEKLNTSKRHFSANVQNEKPQEIRIAAXVCGNRTNETLVMMKSALIMSRTFTRFILFADENATSALNAAVKFWPEGVLNHMSLDLRPITFPPEKAEEWKKLFKPCASQRLFLPSLLEDVDSVLYVDTDTLFLTSPLQIWEHFSKMNEMHMAALAPEHEDQSTGWYNRFARHPYYGNLGVNSGVMLMNLTRMRQFGWEKYVVPIYQEYKSKIVWGDQDIINIVFHFYAEKLYVYPCHYNYRPDHCMYMSVCKAAEDEGIKVLHGNRGSFHNKKQPAFKAIYSSIQQYSFGDNLQTLLDDMKRSLTETIHTNCGKIIDSLPKLLQI, encoded by the exons ATGGCGAGAAAAACTTGGCTTTTTATTCGAGCTGGAgtgtttatttctttcttgctAGTCCTCTGGAATTTCTTCTGGATGTTGAAACTGCAACAACCCCAGCAGCTAGTTCCTTCCaaaattcattcaattttcacATCCCCTGTGCCTCAGCTTACAAAGTCAGAAAAGTTAAATACCTCAAAGAGGCATTTCTCTGCAAATGTTCAAAATGAAAAGCCACAAGAAATTCGCATAGCAG GTGTGTGTGGGAATCGGACCAATGAAACCTTAGTTATGATGAAATCTGCTTTGATTATGAGTAGAACTTTCACCAGATTCATACTATTTGCTGATGAAAATGCAACTTCTGCTTTGAATGCAGCAGTCAAATTTTGGCCTGAAGGTGTTTTAAACCACATGTCTCTTGATCTCCGCCCCATAACTTTCCCACCCGAAAAGGCTGAAGAATGGAAGAAATTATTTAAACCATGTGCATCTCAAAGACTTTTTCTTCCA AGTTTACTAGAAGATGTGGATTCAGTATTGTATGTGGATACAGACACACTTTTTCTCACCTCCCCTTTGCAGATTTGGGAACACTTCAgcaaaatgaatgaaatgcATATGGCTGCTCTTGCTCCTGAGCATGAAGATCAGTCTACCGGCTGGTACAACAGATTTGCAAGACATCCTTATTATGGGAATTTGG GAGTAAACTCGGGAGTGATGCTGATGAATTTGACGAGAATGAGACAGTTTGGTTGGGAAAAATATGTCGTTCCAATATATCAAGAATATAAATCCAAAATCGTTTGGGGTGACCAAGACATCATCAATATAGTCTTCCACTTTTATGCCGAAAAGCTTTACGTTTATCCCTGTCACTACAATTACCGTCCAGATCATTG TATGTACATGAGTGTTTGTAAGGCAGCCGAAGATGAAGGAATTAAGGTCTTGCATGGAAATAGAGGAAGCTTCCACAATAAGAAACAACCGGCTTTTAAGGCAATTTATTCTTCCATTCAACAG TATTCCTTTGGCGATAATTTGCAAACACTGTTGGACGATATGAAACGCAGCCTTACAGAAACTATTCATACCAATTGCGGGAAAATCATTGATTCGTTGCCAAAGCTTTTGCAGATTTAA